From the Esox lucius isolate fEsoLuc1 chromosome 21, fEsoLuc1.pri, whole genome shotgun sequence genome, one window contains:
- the LOC105019475 gene encoding E3 ubiquitin-protein ligase HECW1 isoform X5 translates to MIHRQVILSQVLKPVASQEVTSSLGSRRLISFSLSDIQAVGLKKGMFFNPDPYLKIAIQPGKHSLYPALPHHGQEKRSGIVCNTINPIWQRECFNFVSLPTDVLEIEVKDKFAKSRPIIKRFLGKLSMPVQRLLEKHAIGDRVVSYSLGRRLPTDHVSGQLQFRFEITSSIHPADDEDISLLMECPLVLQPNQLEEAQEDPDPPVDLPTDDTLSLGPDTPELPLDGAPDQEELETCCSPTENTNASPSEEAHPGAEEAVEEQVTLVEMEESTVREVQVSSSEPPTEIEGQDQERGEEERGEEEGERRVEEEERQGERDRGGVGERVEEEPPAQCGETELKEGEVHGHAGPEGVERQVISEEPNSSPEEPLEGAAGPEPTKEVPEVVQEQRQPGVVEAGPRRVDCRRPPRASPPMRSTLRRKNRPCSLPVSELETVIASSCGDPETPRTHYIRIHHLLHSLPSARQRQEDGGDPVTPTEEATTVKPTSKEGEEEEEEEDESQSLASPSQVRECPGPCCRSRTLPRSLSIERLSELNHLLDGGERGGRTPHPRLESEEAEGGCRGVRGSECELCDNSCYSTSCYSTSCYSTSCYSNSGYEGRTRYCSHTRLSSVDSTRLSESTVFSSQDEEEEEEENSAFESVPDSIQSPEAQEPGDDGTPADWREERRSGGSEESPGAGPSHRVAGGGDNSPPCSHPPSVSQVPALRPDPHHYPTVDEPLPPNWEARIDSHGRVFYVDHVNRTTTWQRPTHAASKCAGIQRSGSTQQMEQLNRRYQNIQRTMATEEECGVGRLERSGSMETETASPPQATEPRSEAPSSPISNQKVTLLLQSPAVKFITHPEFFTVLHANYGAYRTFTSSTCLKHMILKVRRDARNFERYQHNRDLVIFLNKFADTQLELPRGWEIKADPQGKSFFVDHNSRATTFIDPRIPLQNGRLPNHLTHRQHLQRLRSYSAGEASDVSRSRVASLIHRPGNSLVAAIRSQYQQDSTALSIPSYNDKIVAFLRQPNVFEMLQERQPSLVRNHVLREKIHYIRTEGSQGVEKLSCDADLVILLSLFEEEIMSYAPPHSFQPGYSFSPRCSPGSSPQNSPGLQRARAPAPYRRDFEAKLRNFYRKLEGKGYGQGPGKIKLIIRRDHLLEGTFNQIMAYSRKELQRNKLYVTFMGEEGLDYSGPSREFFFLLSQELFNPYYGLFEYSANDTYTVQISPMSAFVENHLEWFRFSGRILGLALIHQYLLDAFFTRPFYKALLRLATDLSDLEYLDEEFHQSLQWMKDNDITDILDLTFTVNEEVFGQVTERELKSGGSNLQVTEKNKKEYIERMAKWRVERGVVQQTEALVRGFYEVVDSRLLSVFDARELELVIAGTAEIDLHDWRNNTEYRGGYHDGHIVMRWFWGAVEHFNNEQRLRLLQFVTGTSSVPYEGFAALRGSNGLRRFCIEKWGKVTSLPRAHTCFNRLDLPPYPSYALLYEKLLIAVEETSTFGLE, encoded by the exons TCCGGCATCGTCTGTAACACCATCAACCCCATCTGGCAGAGAGAG tgCTTCAACTTTGTGTCTCTGCCGACGGACGTGCTGGAGATCGAGGTGAAGGACAAGTTTGCTAAGAGTCGGCCCATCATCAAGCGTTTTCTGGGCAAGCTCTCCATGCCCGTGCAGAGGCTATTGGAGAAGCACGCCATTGG GGACAGGGTGGTGAGCTACTCTCTTGGCCGCAGGCTGCCGACAGATCATGTCAGTGGACAGCTACAGTTCAGATTTGAAATAACCTCTTCAATTCACCCAGCAG ATGATGAAGACATCTCTCTACTCATGGAGTGCCCTTTGGTCCTCCAACCTAACCAGCTAGAGGAAGCCCAGGAGGACCCAGATCCCCCTGTAGATCTGCCCACTGATGACACACTGAGCCTAGGGCCCGACACTCCCGAGCTCCCCCTGGAtggagctccggatcaagaagAGCTGGAGACCTGTTGCAGCCCAACTGAAAACACAAACGCCTCCCCCTCAGAGGAGGCTCATCCTGGGGCCGAGGAAGCGGTGGAGGAGCAGGTCACCCTGGTTGAGATGGAGGAGAGTACAGTTAGGGAGGTGCAGGTGTCCTCATCAGAGCCACCGACTGAAATTGAAGGCCAGgaccaggagagaggagaggaggaaagaggagaggaggagggggagaggagagtagaggaggaggaaagacaaggggagagggatagaggtggggtgggggagagagtggaagaggagCCTCCAGCCCAGTGTGGGGAGACGGAGTTGAAAGAGGGGGAGGTCCATGGGCATGCTGGCCCTGAAGGTGTGGAGAGACAGGTGATCAGTGAGGAACCTAACAGTTCTCCGGAGGAGCCACTGGAAGGTGCTGCGGGGCCCGAGCCGACTAAGGAGGTACCAGAGGTGGTGCAGGAGCAGAGACAGCCAGGAGTAGTAGAAGCCGGGCCCCGGAGAGTTGACTGTCGCCGCCCGCCTCGTGCCTCCCCGCCCATGCGGAGCACCCTGCGGCGCAAGAACCGCCCCTGTTCGCTGCCCGTGTCGGAGCTGGAGACGGTGATCGCCTCGTCGTGCGGCGACCCGGAGACGCCTCGCACGCACTACATCCGCATCCACCACCTCCTGCACAGCCTCCCCTCAGCACGCCAGAGGCAGGAGGATGGGGGCGATCCAGTGACTCCCACCGAGGAGGCCACCACCGTCAAACCTACTTccaaggagggggaggaggaggaggaggaggaggatgagtcCCAGTCCCTGGCGTCCCCCTCCCAGGTGCGTGAGTGCCCCGGGCCCTGCTGTCGCAGTAGGACTCTCCCCCGCAGTCTGTCTATCGAGCGCCTGTCGGAGCTCAACCACCTCCTGGATGgcggggagaggggagggaggactCCACACCCACGCCTGGAAAGCGAGGAGGCGGAGGGAGGCTGCCGAGGAGTGAGGGGCAGCGAATGTGAGTTGTGCGACAACTCCTGCTACAGCACCTCCTGTTACAGCACCAGTTGCTACAGCACCTCCTGCTACAGTAACTCGGGCTACGAGGGGAGAACACGCTACTGCAGCCACACACGGCTGTCCTCAGTGGACAGCACACGCCTCTCAGAGAGCACGGTCTTTTCCTCGCAGgacgaagaggaggaagaggaggagaacagCGCATTTGAGTCAGTGCCGGATTCGATACAGAGCCCCGAGGCCCAGGAGCCTGGAGACGATGGGACCCCTGCAGattggagggaggagaggaggagtggggggAGTGAGGAGTCGCCAGGGGCCGGACCCAGTCACAGGGTagcaggaggag GAGATAATTCCCCGCCATGCAGTCATCCTCCTTCTGTCAGCCAGGTTCCTGCTTTGCGACCTGACCCGCACCATTACCCAACAGTAGATGAACCGTTGCCTCCAA ACTGGGAGGCGCGGATCGACAGCCACGGGCGGGTCTTCTATGTGGACCACGTGAACCGCACCACCACCTGGCAGAGGCCCACCCACGCTGCCTCCAAGTGTGCCGGCATCCAGCGCTCCGGCTCAACCCAGCAGATGGAGCAGCTCAACAGACG ATACCAGAACATCCAGAGGACCATGGCGACGGAGGAAGAGTGTGGGGTTGGGAGGTTGGAGAGAAGTGGAAGCATGGAAACTGAAACTGCCTCTCCTCCACAGGCCACTG AGCCAAGAAGCGAGGCCCCTTCCTCCCCCATCAGCAATCAGAAAGTCACCCTGCTCCTCCAGTCCCCAGCGGTCAAGTTCATCACCCACCCCGAGTTCTTCACCGTCCTGCACGCCAACTAC GGTGCGTACCGGACCTTCACCAGCAGTACTTGTCTAAAGCACATGATCCTGAAGGTCCGACGGGACGCACGCAACTTTGAGCGCTACCAGCACAACAGGGACCTGGTGATCTTCCTGAACAAGTTTGCCGACACTCAGCTGGAGCTTCCCAGAGGCTGGGAGATCAAAGCGGATCCACAGGGCAAG TCGTTTTTTGTGGACCACAACAGCAGGGCCACCACCTTCATTGACCCCAGGATTCCCTTACAGAACGGTCGTCTGCCCAACCACTTAACCCACAGGCAGCACCTGCAGAGGCTACGGAGCTACAGTGCAGGAGAG GCATCTGATGTGTCCCGGAGTCGAGTAGCGTCCCTGATTCACAGACCTGGGAACAGCCTGGTTGCTGCTATTCGCAGCCAGTACCAACAGGACTCCACAGCATTAAGTATACCAT CTTACAATGACAAGATAGTGGCCTTCCTTCGCCAGCCGAATGTCTTTGAGATGCTTCAGGAGCGCCAACCCAGCCTTGTTAGGAACCATGTCTTAAG AGAAAAGATCCACTACATCAGGACGGAAGGTTCACAGGGGGTGGAGAAGCTGTCTTGCGATGCTGACCTGGTCATTCTGCTGAG CCTGTTTGAAGAGGAGATCATGTCCTATGCCCCACCCCACTCCTTCCAGCCAGGTTACAGCTTCTCACCCCGCTGTTCGCCCGGATCTTCGCCCCAAAACTCTCCAG GCTTACAGAGGGCCAGAGCACCAGCTCCATACCGCAGGGACTTTGAAGCCAAACTGCGCAACTTCTACAGGAAACTGGAAGGCAAAGGCTATGGCCAGGGTCCTGGCAAGATtaa ACTAATCATCAGAAGGGACCATCTGTTGGAGGGCACCTTCAACCAGATCATGGCCTACTCCCGCAAGGAGCTGCAAAGGAACAAGCTCTATGTAACCTTCATGGGAGAGGAGGG GCTGGACTACAGCGGCCCCTCCCGGGAGTTCTTCTTCCTGTTGTCACAGGAGCTGTTCAACCCCTACTACGGCCTGTTCGAGTACTCTGCCAATGACACGTACACTGTTCAGATCAGCCCCATGTCCGCATTTGTAGAAAACCATCTGGAATG GTTCCGCTTCAGTGGGCGTATCCTGGGCCTGGCCCTGATTCACCAGTATCTGCTGGATGCCTTCTTCACACGTCCCTTCTACAAGGCTCTCCTTAGACT AGCTACTGACCTGAGTGACCTGGAGTACCTGGATGAGGAGTTCCACCAAAGCCTGCAGTGGATGAAGGACAACGACATCACTGACATCCTGGATCTTACCTTTACCGTCAATGAGGAGGTCTTTGGCCAG GTGACAGAAAGGGAGCTGAAGTCGGGCGGCTCCAACCTGCAGGTGACGGAGAAGAACAAGAAGGAGTACATCGAGCGCATGGCCAAGTGGAGGGTGGAGCGTGGGGTGGTGCAGCAGACTGAGGCCTTGGTCAGAGGTTTCTATGAG GTGGTGGACTCTCGCCTGTTGTCGGTTTTCGACGCCAGAGAGTTGGAGCTGGTCATCGCCGGGACGGCTGAGATCGACCTTCATGACTGGAGGAACAACACTGAGTACAGAGGAG GTTACCATGACGGCCACATAGTGATGCGTTGGTTTTGGGGTGCAGTGGAACACTTCAACAACGAACAGAGACTGCGTCTGCTGCAGTTTGTGACAGGCACTTCCAGTGTGCCGTATGAAGGTTTTGCTGCCCTACGGGGAAGCAATGGCCTGCGGCGCTTCTGCATCGAGAAGTGGGGCAAGGTTACATCGCTACCCAG GGCCCACACGTGCTTCAACCGGCTGGACCTCCCCCCGTACCCTTCCTACGCCTTGCTGTATGAGAAGCTGCTCATTGCCGTGGAGGAGACCAGCACGTTTGGCCTGGAGTGA